From the genome of Spirochaetota bacterium:
CGGCCGTCACGGCTGAGCGCAAGCGATGTGGCCATCATAGACTCCGGGAGCCTGTCGACATTGAGCATGACGCCGAATTTCGCATGTTCGTCCGGCGGCGTCTCAGGCAGGCGTCCATTGACGGCGATGACCCCGTACCATCGCCGCGTTCTCGATAGTGATGAGAGCGCAGCGGTGATGCGGTGTGAGCCGATAGGAAGCCCCGGCACGGGAATGGTATAAGCTATAGACCGCCCCGATGCGAGTACCACGGGCAGGATGAACACATTCGTTTCATGGTCAAAAAAATCGGTAACGCTCACCGCGAGCGAACCGCTCACCGCGAGCGGGGTTGTGTTCGACAGCGTAAGCGAAATCTGCGCTTTTTCATCTGCGTAGAAGAGATTTGCTGCCCGTCCGGTCGCGATCAGCGCATCGACATGATCGATGTCGGAGATGTCGCTCACCGCTTTCATTTCGCTGAAATAGTAATTATCGAGCGGCGGGGCATCCTTCTGACGCAGGAAGGCTATCTCACGAAGCGTGACCGGATGCGCCATCGGGGTCTGCTTTTCGCCGAGCCGCACGAGGGCCTTCCATGCACGCCCATCACCGACGGGGATACGCAGTTCCTTCCATCCGTCCCAGTCGACGGTGCCAATGTACTTCTCGTACCATCGCCCGCGGGAGTCTTCAAGCGCAAGTTTCATCCAGCGTTTCGAGCTGTTGCCGTACATCCAGAACGAGATCTCACTGCATTCCCCCGGTATCGGCGGGCCGACATAGTATGCCGAGGAATAGGCCCGTTCCGATTCGGTGAAATCGCAGGAAAGTTTCAGTGAAGAAGGCTGATCGCCTCGTGTCTGTTCTTTCGAGGCGGCAACGCCGCTTTTTCCCAGGTTCAGATGCACCCTGGTCCCGCCCGCCTGCCAGTCCTTCACCGTTGTCATCGGGTGCACGATGATCTCACGGATGTCCGCGTATGCCGCCATCGATACCATCACGATGATCAGTACTGTTGTTCGAAGTCCCATGTGATGTTTCCTTATACCGGTGTACGCATGTGTGTCATACGGGAAATGGCGATGGATAGTATCCATTGCTTCCTCCCGCTTCATCCGAACTTACCCAGAACGAGAATAATTTTCCGTTCC
Proteins encoded in this window:
- a CDS encoding flagellar filament outer layer protein FlaA, translating into MGLRTTVLIIVMVSMAAYADIREIIVHPMTTVKDWQAGGTRVHLNLGKSGVAASKEQTRGDQPSSLKLSCDFTESERAYSSAYYVGPPIPGECSEISFWMYGNSSKRWMKLALEDSRGRWYEKYIGTVDWDGWKELRIPVGDGRAWKALVRLGEKQTPMAHPVTLREIAFLRQKDAPPLDNYYFSEMKAVSDISDIDHVDALIATGRAANLFYADEKAQISLTLSNTTPLAVSGSLAVSVTDFFDHETNVFILPVVLASGRSIAYTIPVPGLPIGSHRITAALSSLSRTRRWYGVIAVNGRLPETPPDEHAKFGVMLNVDRLPESMMATSLALSRDGRLKWTRIIMDWADINPSPGKWYWEPVQKEKGAAGSAMVFSRASLRVPHAARLNPDSAVTISFFAKGAVSNAGSQLIISKFGSAERKIYGWNERFGLGIPV